One genomic region from Cetobacterium sp. 8H encodes:
- a CDS encoding DUF2147 domain-containing protein yields MKKLVFYLFFLITIFSYTQDPYVGYWEMPDKKVVIQIEKINNEYVGYVRWLKDPVYPKGDPMQGIEQFDRKNPDSKLRNRKVMNLQVVGGLYLNKSKTELVDGWIYDSWNGKMYHGTVKVIDKNTLNLRGSFDQWGILGYSMKVKRVKLIDRK; encoded by the coding sequence ATGAAAAAATTGGTTTTCTATTTATTTTTTTTAATTACAATATTTTCTTATACACAAGATCCATATGTAGGTTATTGGGAAATGCCTGATAAAAAAGTAGTGATTCAGATAGAAAAAATTAATAATGAGTATGTGGGGTATGTTCGGTGGCTAAAAGACCCTGTTTATCCTAAGGGAGACCCTATGCAAGGAATAGAACAATTTGATAGGAAAAATCCGGATTCTAAATTAAGAAATAGAAAAGTAATGAATTTACAAGTTGTTGGAGGACTCTATTTAAATAAATCAAAAACAGAGTTGGTTGATGGATGGATATATGATTCATGGAATGGAAAAATGTATCATGGAACTGTAAAGGTAATAGATAAGAATACTTTAAATTTGAGAGGTTCATTTGACCAGTGGGGTATTTTAGGTTATTCGATGAAGGTTAAAAGGGTTAAATTGATAGATAGAAAATAA
- a CDS encoding DUF305 domain-containing protein has translation MDFKNLNIMVGIAALFSTVSLTPYASQVEEHKQHSETILHEKPVTTITYNVLTPVNNIIPKNFKYFSEYEHFAHMIMSSPNLDKFLTDDIGNNFVVFMIPHHEAALISSLGVINYTQDPSVKLLAEQIIKAQKKEIIDMQTLLKSGDLRGNNNPEFKTTMKKIMDQMMTNMSMYQSKSNNPKAVTNSYLKNMIIHHRAAIEMAQAYIKFGKNAELLKICNDIISSQEKEIGEMNKILKNY, from the coding sequence ATGGATTTTAAAAATCTAAATATAATGGTTGGAATTGCCGCTCTTTTTTCAACTGTTTCATTGACTCCCTATGCCTCTCAAGTTGAAGAACACAAACAGCATAGCGAGACAATTTTACATGAAAAACCTGTAACAACAATAACGTATAATGTACTTACACCTGTCAACAACATTATTCCAAAAAACTTTAAATATTTTAGTGAATATGAACATTTTGCACACATGATTATGTCATCTCCTAATTTAGATAAATTTTTAACTGATGATATTGGAAATAATTTTGTTGTCTTTATGATTCCGCATCATGAAGCAGCCTTAATAAGTAGTCTTGGAGTAATTAATTATACACAGGACCCTAGTGTTAAACTTCTTGCTGAACAAATAATCAAAGCACAAAAAAAAGAGATTATTGATATGCAAACTCTTTTAAAATCTGGTGATTTAAGAGGAAATAATAACCCTGAGTTTAAAACTACTATGAAAAAAATCATGGACCAAATGATGACAAATATGTCCATGTATCAATCGAAATCAAATAACCCTAAGGCTGTAACAAATAGCTATCTAAAAAATATGATTATTCATCATAGAGCAGCTATTGAAATGGCTCAAGCATATATTAAATTTGGTAAAAATGCAGAATTATTAAAAATTTGTAATGATATTATCTCTTCTCAAGAAAAAGAAATTGGAGAAATGAATAAAATTTTAAAAAATTATTAA
- a CDS encoding ZIP family metal transporter, whose amino-acid sequence MESFFQNLSPIMQGFLATLFTWWMTMLGAAMVFFFKTINQKVLNGMLGFASGVMIAASFWSLLDPAIELSKKLGVASWKPALIGFLCGGLFLWSVDKILPHLHLNQKISSAEGIKTKWRRSALLVLAITLHNIPEGLAVGVAFGAASLGGDSTSLVAAIALAIGIGLQNFPEGAAVSIPLRREGMSRLKAFLYGQASGIVEPIAAVIGVVFVIKMTYLLPYALSFAAGAMIYVVAEELIPTAKEIKHDDSGTIGVMLGFAVMMFLDVALA is encoded by the coding sequence ATGGAAAGTTTCTTTCAAAATTTAAGTCCAATAATGCAGGGATTCTTAGCTACTTTATTCACTTGGTGGATGACAATGCTAGGTGCTGCAATGGTTTTTTTCTTTAAAACAATAAATCAAAAAGTGTTGAATGGAATGTTAGGATTTGCATCAGGAGTTATGATAGCTGCTTCATTTTGGTCCTTATTAGATCCAGCTATTGAGTTGTCAAAAAAATTAGGAGTTGCTTCTTGGAAACCAGCATTGATAGGATTTTTATGTGGCGGATTATTTTTATGGTCCGTAGATAAAATACTACCTCATTTGCATTTAAACCAAAAAATATCCTCTGCGGAAGGAATAAAAACAAAATGGAGAAGAAGTGCTTTATTGGTATTGGCAATAACACTTCATAATATACCAGAAGGATTAGCTGTCGGAGTTGCTTTTGGAGCAGCTTCTTTAGGTGGAGATTCCACGAGTCTCGTTGCTGCAATAGCTTTAGCAATAGGAATAGGATTACAAAATTTTCCAGAGGGTGCGGCAGTATCAATTCCATTGAGAAGAGAAGGAATGAGTAGATTAAAGGCATTTCTATATGGGCAGGCTTCTGGAATTGTTGAACCAATAGCAGCAGTAATAGGAGTAGTTTTTGTTATAAAGATGACTTATTTACTTCCATATGCCTTATCATTTGCAGCAGGAGCGATGATATATGTTGTTGCTGAAGAGCTTATTCCAACAGCTAAGGAGATAAAACATGATGATTCGGGAACTATAGGAGTTATGTTAGGATTTGCAGTGATGATGTTTTTAGATGTAGCTTTAGCATAA
- a CDS encoding serine hydrolase, whose translation MSKDINDLSEQIQTIVDEFQGEVGIIVREGTKNIFSKNEEKIFQSASIIKLFILEALIEKIENNVLLYNQRVLLKNEDKVAGFGALKLLDENINLTIKDLATLMITLSDNTATNMLIDLVGIEYIQEFIKRKGYLETRLERKMFDYISREKGLDNYTSARDSFRVLKNLSKDYIALDILKNQLCNSKIPLYFFRKIEVAHKTGDLTNIEHDVGTLFFKNTSIDLIILAEGQNKDAVLLNNYLGEAVYNFYKE comes from the coding sequence ATGTCAAAAGATATAAATGATTTAAGTGAACAAATACAAACAATAGTTGATGAATTTCAGGGAGAAGTTGGTATAATAGTAAGAGAGGGAACAAAAAATATTTTCTCAAAAAATGAAGAAAAGATTTTCCAATCTGCAAGTATTATAAAATTATTTATTTTAGAGGCTTTAATTGAAAAAATAGAAAATAATGTCCTTTTATATAATCAAAGAGTATTATTAAAAAATGAAGATAAAGTAGCAGGATTTGGAGCTTTAAAACTTTTAGATGAAAATATAAATTTAACAATAAAAGATTTAGCAACACTGATGATAACTTTAAGTGATAATACAGCAACAAATATGTTGATAGATTTAGTTGGTATTGAATATATACAAGAATTTATAAAAAGAAAAGGTTATTTAGAAACAAGATTAGAAAGAAAGATGTTTGATTATATCTCTAGGGAAAAAGGCCTTGATAATTATACAAGTGCGAGGGATTCATTTAGAGTCTTAAAAAATCTTTCAAAAGATTATATAGCTTTAGACATTTTAAAAAATCAACTATGTAATTCAAAAATACCATTATATTTTTTCAGAAAAATAGAAGTTGCACATAAGACGGGAGACTTAACAAATATAGAACATGATGTGGGAACTTTATTTTTCAAAAATACATCTATAGATTTAATAATTTTAGCTGAAGGGCAGAATAAAGATGCAGTTTTATTAAATAATTATTTAGGAGAGGCAGTTTATAATTTTTATAAAGAATGA
- the add gene encoding adenosine deaminase, whose amino-acid sequence MNLKKLPKIELHCHLDGSVRPETIIEISKLECVNLPSYEINTIKSMMIAPMECLSLDEYLKGFEIPIAIMQSKESLKRVTYELMEDSAKENIKYIEIRFAPLLHINKGLSIEEIIGSVLDGIKEGENKYDIKGNLILSFLRHMPIETVYDVIEVGKKYLGKGVVAIDLCASEQKGFCSKFIKPFLLGKEYGYRVTIHAGETGIGENVLDAVTILGAERIGHGIYIKDCKDAYDIVKDKNIVLEMCPTSNVQTKAVDSFEKHPVLDFYRDGINITINTDNRTVSNTTLTNEYDILKDKFEIDIEIYKKIYLTAVNAAFTDLGTKRKLEKDLEKYFIK is encoded by the coding sequence GTGAATTTAAAAAAATTACCTAAAATAGAGTTACACTGTCATTTAGATGGAAGTGTAAGACCGGAAACAATTATTGAGATATCAAAATTAGAATGTGTTAATTTACCCAGTTATGAAATAAATACTATAAAAAGTATGATGATCGCCCCGATGGAGTGTCTATCCTTAGACGAATATTTAAAGGGATTTGAAATTCCTATTGCAATAATGCAATCTAAAGAAAGTTTAAAAAGAGTTACTTATGAGCTTATGGAAGATTCAGCAAAAGAAAATATAAAATACATTGAAATACGATTTGCACCACTTTTACATATAAATAAAGGTCTTTCTATAGAAGAAATAATAGGAAGTGTTCTAGATGGGATAAAAGAAGGTGAAAATAAATATGATATAAAAGGAAATTTAATTTTATCATTTTTAAGACATATGCCTATTGAAACAGTCTATGATGTAATTGAGGTAGGAAAAAAGTATTTAGGAAAAGGTGTTGTAGCCATAGATCTATGTGCTAGTGAACAAAAAGGGTTTTGTAGTAAATTTATAAAACCATTTTTACTAGGTAAGGAATATGGATATAGAGTTACAATCCATGCAGGAGAAACAGGCATTGGTGAAAATGTATTAGATGCAGTTACAATTCTTGGAGCTGAAAGAATTGGTCATGGAATTTATATAAAGGATTGTAAAGATGCATACGATATTGTGAAAGATAAAAATATTGTACTAGAGATGTGTCCAACGAGTAATGTCCAAACTAAAGCTGTTGATTCATTTGAAAAACACCCGGTTTTAGATTTTTATAGGGATGGAATCAATATAACAATCAACACTGATAATAGAACTGTTTCAAATACAACTTTAACTAATGAGTATGATATTTTAAAAGATAAATTTGAGATAGATATTGAGATTTATAAAAAGATTTATTTGACTGCTGTAAATGCTGCTTTTACAGATTTAGGGACTAAAAGAAAGTTAGAAAAGGATTTAGAAAAATATTTTATAAAATAA
- the potE gene encoding putrescine-ornithine antiporter, which translates to MENQKSKMSVLQLTLITAINMMGSGIIMLPTKLAEVGTMSILSWVVTVFGAMTLAYTFSKCGMFTKRNGGMGGYSEYSFGKAGNFMANYTYGMSLLIANGAIAISAVGYATVLLGVQLSPFAVALWTVGTLWLATVLNFGGARVTGKLSSITVWGVIIPVFIIGIFGWHWFSGSLYINSWNPHHMAFFEAISHSISITLWAFLGLESASANMDAIDEPEKNVPIACIGGTVIAAIIYIVSTNVMAGIVPNADLLNSNAPFGLAFSMMFTPTIGKIVMGLMILSCFGSLLGWQFTIAQVFKGASNDGFFPKVFSKLTSKDVPLIGMVIITIIQSCLTLMTISPTLAKQFNTLVNLAVVTNIIPYLLSMASISVMQRVANVNSHKAHITNIIAFLASIYSLYALYTAGFEAMMYGSIVTFAGWTLYGLISPKYDVGTNTAILKK; encoded by the coding sequence ATGGAAAATCAAAAAAGTAAAATGAGTGTTTTGCAGTTAACTCTTATAACGGCTATCAATATGATGGGGTCTGGAATTATAATGTTACCTACAAAACTCGCTGAAGTTGGTACTATGTCAATTTTATCATGGGTTGTAACTGTTTTTGGAGCCATGACATTAGCATATACCTTTTCAAAATGTGGTATGTTTACTAAAAGAAATGGTGGTATGGGTGGTTATTCTGAGTATTCTTTTGGTAAAGCTGGAAACTTTATGGCAAACTATACTTACGGTATGTCACTTTTAATCGCTAACGGAGCTATTGCTATTTCTGCAGTTGGATATGCAACTGTTTTATTAGGTGTTCAACTTTCACCTTTTGCTGTTGCTCTTTGGACTGTTGGAACTCTTTGGCTTGCAACTGTTTTAAACTTTGGTGGTGCTAGAGTTACAGGTAAATTAAGTTCTATAACTGTTTGGGGTGTTATTATTCCAGTTTTCATTATTGGAATTTTTGGATGGCATTGGTTTAGTGGTTCTTTATATATAAACTCTTGGAATCCACATCACATGGCATTCTTTGAGGCTATCAGCCACTCTATTTCTATAACATTATGGGCATTTTTAGGTCTTGAATCGGCTTCTGCAAATATGGATGCTATTGATGAACCAGAAAAAAATGTACCAATTGCTTGTATAGGTGGTACAGTTATCGCTGCTATAATTTATATAGTTTCAACAAATGTAATGGCTGGTATAGTTCCAAATGCTGATCTTTTAAACTCTAATGCTCCATTTGGATTAGCATTTTCAATGATGTTTACTCCAACAATTGGAAAAATAGTAATGGGATTAATGATTCTGTCTTGTTTTGGTTCTCTACTTGGATGGCAATTTACTATTGCACAAGTGTTCAAAGGAGCTTCTAACGATGGATTTTTCCCTAAAGTTTTTAGTAAATTAACTTCTAAAGATGTACCTCTTATTGGAATGGTAATTATAACTATTATTCAGAGTTGTTTAACACTAATGACTATTAGTCCAACTCTAGCTAAACAATTTAATACTTTAGTTAACCTTGCAGTTGTAACAAATATTATCCCATATTTACTATCTATGGCTTCTATATCTGTAATGCAAAGAGTTGCTAATGTTAATTCTCATAAAGCTCATATTACAAATATTATTGCGTTCTTAGCTTCTATATATAGTTTATATGCTCTATATACTGCTGGATTTGAAGCTATGATGTATGGTTCTATCGTAACTTTTGCTGGTTGGACTCTATATGGTTTAATCTCTCCAAAATATGACGTTGGAACAAATACAGCAATATTAAAAAAATAA
- a CDS encoding M20 family metallopeptidase, protein MNININQLKENTKKIENWLIDVRRDFHQNPELGTEEYRTHDRICQYLDEMGIQHKTLFKTGVIADIKGEDESITVALRGDIDALPITDEKSVGYASKNKGICHACGHDAHAAIVLGVARYFYEIGEKPPFNIRLIFQPAEETVGGAKPMIEEGALEGVDVVYGLHVDETLNVGQIGIKYGAMNASSDTLKVLIEGESCHGAYPSRGVDALLISAHVIVALQSIVSRNLDARESGVITFGTINGGTQGNIIANKVLLTGTLRTLDPAVREKMKKRIKEIVETLPLAFGGKGKVDIEPGYTALINHDKSVNTIKESVAQLFGKENIYEKKLANMGVEDFAYFIEEREGAFFTLGVRNKEKNIVVQAHNGSFDIDEKALANGVMMQVLNIYNSK, encoded by the coding sequence ATGAATATAAATATAAATCAACTAAAAGAAAATACAAAAAAAATTGAGAATTGGTTAATTGATGTAAGAAGGGATTTTCACCAAAATCCAGAATTAGGAACAGAGGAGTATAGAACTCATGATAGAATTTGTCAATACCTAGATGAGATGGGAATTCAACATAAAACACTTTTTAAAACTGGAGTTATAGCAGACATAAAAGGTGAGGATGAAAGTATTACCGTTGCATTAAGAGGAGATATAGATGCGCTTCCTATAACGGATGAAAAAAGTGTTGGGTATGCTTCAAAAAATAAAGGGATATGTCATGCATGCGGTCATGATGCACATGCAGCAATAGTTTTAGGGGTAGCTAGGTATTTTTATGAGATAGGAGAAAAGCCACCATTTAATATAAGATTGATATTTCAACCAGCTGAAGAGACAGTAGGCGGAGCTAAGCCTATGATAGAAGAAGGAGCTTTAGAAGGTGTAGATGTGGTTTATGGTCTACATGTGGATGAAACGCTGAATGTAGGTCAAATTGGAATTAAATATGGTGCTATGAATGCATCTTCCGACACTTTAAAAGTACTTATAGAAGGGGAGAGTTGTCATGGAGCATATCCGAGTAGAGGAGTAGATGCTCTTTTAATATCTGCCCATGTTATAGTTGCACTTCAAAGTATTGTAAGTAGAAATTTAGATGCAAGAGAATCTGGTGTTATAACTTTTGGAACAATAAATGGTGGAACTCAGGGAAATATAATAGCAAATAAAGTATTGTTAACTGGAACTTTAAGAACACTTGATCCAGCTGTTAGAGAAAAGATGAAAAAAAGAATTAAAGAGATTGTTGAAACTTTGCCATTAGCATTTGGTGGAAAAGGAAAAGTAGATATAGAACCAGGGTATACAGCACTTATAAATCATGATAAATCTGTAAATACAATAAAAGAAAGCGTTGCTCAGCTCTTTGGAAAAGAAAATATATATGAAAAAAAATTGGCAAATATGGGTGTTGAAGATTTTGCTTATTTCATCGAGGAGAGAGAAGGTGCATTTTTTACATTAGGTGTTAGAAATAAAGAAAAAAATATAGTGGTTCAGGCACATAACGGAAGTTTTGATATTGATGAGAAGGCTTTAGCAAATGGTGTTATGATGCAAGTTTTAAATATATATAATTCTAAATAA
- a CDS encoding amidohydrolase family protein: MYDIVIENGIVVYGDLKPKEKMNLGISGDKISKISQSKLIGKTYIDAQGKFISPGFIDIHSHSDISSFIPYECCSKIYQGVTTEINGNCGIGIFPWEEYNLENLKKYIQSQSDLNYYDLELSKFKNLKMLKKEIENKMITNQGFLVGAGCIRIAIMGFEIREANELEIERMKNLLEEELKSGAYGLSFGLIYQPGNFMSKQEIIELLRVVKKYDKIACFHMRNEGQYIENSIKEVISYGEISGAKIHISHLKIMDKNLWGKSLEIIEILEKASQNGIKISFDQYPYIATCTNMMVLLPEELFTGNIEKFLESIDAIHKDIYIKIKENINRRGGEKNIIISNAYLDGLYDGKTLSEVSENLRLDSVETVLYLIKKSFGKVQAIYCSLDETDVFNFYGCELGIIASDGSSIPLTDECKLGSPHPRNFGTFPKYIRQMRELGKISIEKVINRITKKPAELLNIEKRGEIKVGHYADIVIFDYNIFKDNSTFKNPYLRATGVEYMLLNGNIIIDKGGFIKKNVGRVI, translated from the coding sequence ATGTATGATATAGTGATAGAAAATGGTATTGTTGTATATGGTGATTTGAAGCCAAAAGAAAAAATGAATTTAGGTATATCTGGAGATAAGATTTCTAAAATATCACAAAGTAAACTGATAGGAAAAACATACATTGATGCCCAGGGGAAATTTATTTCCCCTGGTTTTATTGATATACACAGCCATTCAGACATATCATCATTTATTCCATATGAATGTTGTAGTAAAATATATCAAGGAGTTACAACTGAAATAAACGGGAATTGTGGGATAGGTATCTTTCCTTGGGAAGAATATAATTTAGAAAATTTAAAAAAATATATTCAGAGTCAATCGGATCTAAATTACTATGATTTAGAGTTATCTAAATTTAAAAATTTAAAAATGTTAAAAAAAGAAATTGAAAACAAGATGATTACAAATCAAGGGTTTTTAGTGGGAGCAGGTTGTATCAGAATAGCTATTATGGGATTTGAAATAAGAGAGGCAAATGAATTAGAAATAGAGAGAATGAAAAATTTATTAGAAGAAGAATTGAAGAGTGGAGCTTATGGGCTCTCTTTTGGATTGATATATCAGCCAGGAAATTTTATGAGTAAGCAAGAGATAATAGAGTTGTTGAGAGTAGTAAAAAAATATGATAAGATTGCATGTTTTCACATGAGAAATGAAGGACAATATATAGAAAATTCAATAAAAGAAGTTATAAGCTATGGGGAAATAAGTGGAGCTAAAATACATATATCACATTTAAAAATAATGGATAAAAACTTATGGGGTAAATCATTAGAAATAATTGAAATATTAGAAAAAGCATCTCAGAATGGTATTAAAATAAGTTTCGACCAATACCCATATATAGCTACGTGTACAAATATGATGGTTTTATTACCTGAAGAATTGTTTACTGGAAATATTGAAAAGTTTTTAGAATCTATTGATGCCATTCATAAAGATATTTATATAAAAATTAAAGAAAATATAAATAGAAGAGGTGGTGAAAAAAATATAATTATATCTAATGCATATCTTGATGGCTTATACGATGGGAAAACATTATCTGAAGTTTCAGAAAACTTAAGATTAGATAGTGTAGAAACAGTTTTATATCTCATAAAAAAATCTTTTGGAAAAGTGCAAGCGATATATTGTTCGCTAGATGAAACGGATGTGTTCAATTTTTATGGATGTGAACTAGGAATAATAGCAAGTGATGGAAGCTCTATACCACTAACAGATGAATGTAAATTAGGATCACCACATCCTAGAAATTTTGGAACATTTCCTAAATACATCAGACAAATGAGAGAATTGGGAAAAATAAGTATAGAAAAAGTTATAAACAGAATCACAAAAAAACCAGCAGAGCTTTTAAATATAGAAAAAAGAGGAGAAATTAAAGTAGGGCATTATGCAGATATAGTAATATTTGACTATAATATTTTTAAAGATAATTCAACGTTTAAAAACCCTTATTTGAGAGCAACAGGAGTTGAGTATATGCTTTTAAATGGAAATATTATTATAGATAAAGGGGGATTTATAAAAAAAAATGTAGGAAGAGTAATATAA
- the speC gene encoding ornithine decarboxylase, producing MKNLKVAFSKNAEKYFSTKRETILADLTDYTDVAVAILTSDDKEIISKIDETKFEIPVFILTSNSNEVKNLKSNHHILDLSNFNKELSDEEIERVATLYQSKVLPPFFRVLDEYSQRGNLQFDCPGHQGGAYFRKHPTGRYLYEYFGENIFKSDICNADVELGDLLIHEGPAVAAEVHAAKVYNADKTYFVMNGTSTSNSVAIKSAIAPGDLVLFDRNNHKSVYNSALVSAGGKAVYLETARNPFGFIGGIDAHCFDESYLRAAIAKVDPDKAKAERPFRLAVIQLGTYDGTIYNARQVVDKIGHLCDYILFDSAWVGYEQFIPMMRDCSPLLLDLKETDPGILVTQSIHKQQAGFSQTSQIHKKDGHLKGQKRYIDHKRFNNSYMLYASTSPFYPLFAALDVNARMQDGEAGKKLWADCIKVGIEARKEVFNNCKLLKPFISPVINGKKWQDYPTEEIANNIEFFKFHPGEKWHSFEGYGENQYFVDPNKFMLTTPGIDTTTGEYEAFGIPATILANYLRENGIIPEKNDLNSILFLLTPAETTEKMNVLVKYLVKFEEFINRDALLSEVLPKLYKKNEARYKDYTIRMLCQEMHDFYKSNDAKTYQKNLFRASHFPEIAMNPNEANIELIRNNAKLVPLTDIIGEIALEGALPYPPGVFCVVPGEKWNVTAQKYFLILQDSINNFPGFSPEIQGVYLEEEDGKVRAYGYVLDKNN from the coding sequence ATGAAAAATTTAAAAGTTGCATTTAGTAAAAATGCAGAAAAGTATTTTTCGACTAAAAGAGAAACAATATTAGCCGATTTAACAGATTATACTGATGTTGCTGTTGCAATATTAACAAGTGATGACAAAGAAATCATCTCAAAAATTGATGAGACAAAATTTGAAATCCCAGTTTTTATTTTAACAAGTAACTCTAATGAAGTAAAAAATTTAAAATCAAATCATCACATTCTTGATTTAAGTAATTTTAATAAAGAATTAAGTGATGAAGAGATTGAAAGAGTAGCAACTCTTTATCAATCAAAAGTTCTTCCTCCGTTTTTTAGAGTTTTAGACGAGTATTCACAAAGAGGAAACCTTCAATTTGATTGTCCAGGTCACCAAGGTGGAGCTTACTTCCGTAAACATCCAACTGGTAGATATCTATATGAATATTTTGGAGAAAATATATTCAAATCTGATATTTGTAATGCTGACGTTGAGTTAGGAGATCTTTTAATTCACGAAGGTCCTGCCGTAGCAGCTGAAGTTCATGCAGCTAAAGTATATAATGCTGATAAGACATACTTTGTAATGAATGGTACAAGTACATCTAACTCAGTTGCCATAAAATCAGCTATAGCACCTGGAGACTTAGTTTTATTTGATAGAAATAATCATAAATCTGTTTATAACTCAGCACTAGTTTCAGCTGGTGGAAAAGCTGTATATTTAGAAACAGCACGTAATCCTTTTGGTTTTATTGGTGGAATTGATGCTCACTGCTTTGATGAAAGTTATTTAAGAGCAGCGATTGCTAAAGTTGATCCCGATAAAGCAAAAGCTGAGAGACCATTTAGACTTGCTGTAATTCAATTAGGTACTTACGATGGTACTATATACAATGCAAGACAAGTGGTTGATAAGATTGGACATCTTTGTGATTATATTCTATTTGACTCTGCTTGGGTAGGTTATGAGCAATTTATTCCTATGATGAGAGATTGTTCTCCTCTTCTTTTAGATTTAAAAGAAACTGATCCTGGAATACTTGTAACTCAATCTATTCATAAACAACAAGCAGGATTCTCACAAACTTCTCAAATCCATAAAAAAGATGGACACTTAAAAGGACAAAAGCGTTACATTGATCATAAGCGTTTCAATAACTCTTATATGCTATATGCTTCTACAAGTCCATTTTATCCATTATTCGCAGCTTTAGATGTAAACGCTAGAATGCAAGATGGAGAAGCTGGTAAAAAATTATGGGCTGACTGTATTAAAGTTGGTATTGAAGCTAGAAAAGAAGTTTTCAATAATTGTAAATTATTAAAACCATTTATCTCACCAGTTATTAATGGTAAAAAATGGCAAGATTACCCAACTGAAGAAATTGCAAATAATATTGAATTTTTCAAATTCCATCCTGGTGAAAAATGGCACTCTTTTGAAGGATACGGAGAAAATCAATATTTTGTAGATCCTAACAAATTCATGCTAACAACTCCAGGAATAGATACTACTACTGGTGAATATGAAGCATTTGGTATTCCTGCAACAATACTTGCAAATTATTTAAGAGAAAACGGAATAATTCCTGAAAAAAATGACTTAAACTCAATTTTATTCCTTTTAACTCCTGCTGAAACAACTGAAAAAATGAATGTTTTAGTTAAGTATCTTGTTAAATTTGAGGAATTTATTAATAGAGATGCTCTATTAAGTGAAGTTTTACCTAAATTATACAAAAAAAATGAAGCACGTTATAAAGATTATACTATTAGAATGTTATGTCAAGAAATGCATGATTTTTATAAATCTAATGATGCAAAAACTTACCAAAAAAATCTATTTAGAGCGTCTCATTTCCCTGAGATTGCTATGAATCCTAATGAAGCAAATATCGAGCTTATTAGAAATAATGCTAAGCTTGTTCCGCTTACTGATATTATAGGTGAAATTGCATTAGAAGGTGCTCTTCCATATCCTCCTGGTGTTTTCTGTGTAGTTCCTGGTGAAAAATGGAATGTTACTGCACAAAAATACTTTTTAATACTACAAGACAGTATCAATAATTTCCCTGGATTCTCTCCTGAAATACAAGGTGTTTATTTAGAAGAAGAAGACGGAAAAGTAAGAGCTTATGGATACGTTCTTGATAAAAATAATTAG